The genomic DNA AGAAGAAGTTCCTCagacttggcatgctcaaaacctgaaagTTTACTACCTATAGTTTATACAAACTATAGGGGAAACAAGGtcgaaaagcaccttgaagctttgcttgcttaggattttgtATGTTAGTTTTATAAGACTATCCAGTTCTGCGAAGAAttatgtaagggatgaatccaAAAAGTTTATAGTTTATAAAGTTTCCTTATAAGACGTACCATAAACAGTCTGGTTCATCTTGTGCATGGTTGAGTTTTCTTATCTATTTTTCAGTACAAGTATAAAAAATGAAAGGGAAAGCTACGAAAAGGGCAAGAAAATTGTCCAACTCCCATAAATAGTGCAAGTACTTGGAGGAAATAGTAAGAGGCAAATCAACAAACTTGGAAATGACATAAATAATCCCCGCAAACTTGGAAATAACATAAATAATCCCTGAATGGAAATAAGTTCAAAATACATTAAGTTAAAGAAAATAACAAACTAAAAACACTACTCCTCCATGTGGGAGCCTTCCTTCCCCTGCTCCTTCTCAGCACCTTCCTTCTCAGCGTCCTTCGCTGGGATCCAGGATACGATCATGAGGCCGAGGAGAGTTGAAGAGGGCATCCAAGCTATCATCTGTCTCTGGATgttcaggacttataaagtccttaggatCTACTAAGCCATGATGCTTCTCCGAAACTGCCTTCAcagccgcatcccatccctgggtaaactgcagagaataaagaccctcatcatgaatttCCATGAGATTCTTGAATTTCTCAGAATCCATGTAATCATCAATGATGGTTTCCTTATCACTCCGAAGCTTAACCAGCTCAGAATGAGCCTTAGATAGCTCCTCCCCCTTGGTCGCCAGCTTCTTCTCCAGAATCTCAGCCCTCTccttccacttcttcatctccctCTCGAATTTGTCCGAGTtccccttccaggacctagcttGATGAAGGGCCACCTGGAAGTAGGTGTTGCTCGGCATAAAGAAGTATAACTTAACACAGTTTTATAAAAGAGAGAAAAGTTGAAATTAAAAAGGGGAGAAAGGGatgttaccgcagcttgggcttgagaacccaggAGCTCAATGGACTCAATATCACTCCCCATGACAATGTCAGTGAAGTCGTGGGGAGTGATAGAGTGATACGACCAGTTTTTGGCATATTTGGTGGATCCTACCACCGTATCACTTCTTCTGAAGCCCCAGTTGGGCCTAAAAGAGTGCTCCTTCAATGGGGGATCCACATCATCCCCCAGCTCCACCGCCGGAACGTGGGGCCTAAGGAAGGAAGGAGCATCAGGCCTGCTTCTAGGGTCTTTGTTCAGCTTGaccctcttctggcggccagattccccctccttaggcctATTGATGTTATTAATGGCCTCACAAGCTGAAAAAAAAGAAGAATAACATTAAAAATAGAGAAATAATAGAGTTGCAATAAAAGAAAGAATGAAATTATTGCGTAGGTAAagttacccttatcactggcctgagagagaccaactttctttaaggagaactcctctaaaagggtccaggtatctgttttcccatcatctgaaataagggcttgataggccacctcctcctcatcaatTAACCTAATGCTAGCGGGACTACCATCTGACACTTTACAAAAAGGCCTACGGAAGATagtggcccaatcacccccagcccaagtcagcctaacaaactcatctCTCCACTTGAGGTTATTCTCAACTATGGAGTTATCATAAAAAATGTGGGGAATTTTGGGCCATTGACgtattaaaacccagcccggaTGAGATAAAGAACTATTATAAAACTGGAAAATTTTCCTAAAGACAACAGCGGAAAGGGAAAATTTATTCCTAAGACATAgaaccataaaacagataatattcCTCTATGCGTTAGGAGGGAGCTGACATGGGTTTATTTCTACACTTACGAGCAGACGAGGAATGAATtcgtggaatgggaacctaagacctgcggttagggctcctcgataaataaataGTGTATCACCCTCCCAATTACACGTCTGATCCCCAGGGGCAGTCGGGGTAATCCTAAGGTGGGGAGGAAGTTTATACATGGTGTTAAAAGCCTCAATTCTACCCTCAAACTCGTGaaatgtgttatcattattgtATGAATCTAAATCAGATAAAGAGGGATATTCATCGCCTCTAGAATTTATCATATCAATGAGAGAAGTAAAGGGAGATTGGATTTGAATTACAGTAACTCTCTTGGAAGAATTCATCTTTTCCAGTCGAACTAGATCGCGATCCGCCATTGATGTTCTTGGgatgaaggcttgaaacccagaaaaagtTTGAAGATGGTGGAGCTGCGGTGACTGAgatcgccggaaatcgcctttcTCAGGGAAGGAACTACAGAAAAACTTGAGAAGtttgagaaatgagaagtgaaatGAGAATTCTCACTTTTCACTTCTCTTTTATGGCCGAAAACCTCGAGATACGAAGCGCCTAGAGCCCATAAGGCAAGGCCCAATTTGAGAAAAGCCCACTAACAGGGAAGCTTCAGGGACATTCTAGAAACAGGAAAAGAAACAAAaaggtcaaaaatcgaccagaattttgaAGAAATTATTCGATCAAAGTCCTGATCGAAAAAAGGAAGTACTGTGATCAAAATTTCATTAAATTACAGGGGTAAAAAATCACTTAGTttgatcagagtcctgatcgaaagaAGGAAGTACTGTGATCGAAATTTCATTCGATTACAGGGGTAAAAAatcacttagttcgatcagagtcctgatcgaaagaAAGGAGTACTGTGATCGAAATTTCTCGATTACAAGGGTAAAATATCACTTAGTTCGATTagagtcctgatcgaaaaagGAAGAATTGTGATCAAAATTTTATTCGATTAAAGGAGTAAAAAGTCACTTAGTTCGATCAAAGCCCTGATCGAAAAAAGATAAATtcctgatcgaattttcattcgaACAAAAAGGCAGAAGCATGTTCAATTCGATcagattcctgatcgatttcgatcaggattcctaaCCTATTCCACCTCAGACCTCACTGTCAAGAATATacttaattcgatcaggatcctgattgatttcgatcaggattcctggtcAAAATTCCATCGACTAGAGGGATAAGTTGgcagctagttcgatcaggatcctgattgatttcgatcaggaatcctgatcgattttgcatACCTCCTGATACATTTTGAGttagaaaaatagaaaaaaactcagaattagggaaaattcctaaaaattaagaaaaaatcccacaattaagggaaaaattcctgaaaattaagaaaaatttcctgtgaaacccagaaattaagggaaaaatacCAGATAAATTCCTAAGTAATAGGAATGAAAGGTAAGGGAGAATAACGGGGAAGTTCTACAGCAACCCCGAAGCCACATACTAGGCAAGTCGTTGTAAACatgtaggtcactccacactttacgcgaAAACAACACCCTGTAAGAGAACAAataaacttaacttctgcgaaatctttttacggtttcccagaagttggggggaaatgatagggaataaaataaaccctgagtATGAAATTAATATCACATTAATCAGAATTGGGCTGATAGCTAGGCCCAGTTGGAGGGGctcaaaaccctgaatattaattaatttcgtaattaattaataaaggataaatcagctattaagatgagtcctatAGAGGGCATAgatccttgtagattagcctccaagggatctaataggataaggaatcagtttcctactttctgggactccaaagtccattctaattctgagacttgtccactaagtctcctagatctagtccaattcaaggactcccaacgcctatataaggggtcaaacccccacaaatcagaactacattttggcttgattctctaactcacggagatacgtaggcatctcgtaaagacATAGTTAAgttacgaaacacgagagcagccattaaaggccttgaacTCCCGAaacttagtaataaatacaacagtTAATATAAcctaagtttttatccataacaaataTATATCTACCGTTAAATCTTAACAACTCAACATGGAATGTATGAACATTCCGTCATTTATCATTGATATCGATAAGATGTTAAACATAGCGGTAAGATATATAATATTGTGACAAAATGGAGTTAATAGAAAAAATTATTTAACTAATAATTATGTAATCATAATGTATTCAGAAATTACATGTACAATTGATTTATATATATGGTGAAAAgcttttttttaataaatttactAAACTTCTAGACTGCTCAAAAGTTCGAATTCAGAAAATTAGTTCAATACCGGATGGAGCGGGGAATCTATAAGATTTTTGAGACCTTTAACATGAGAAATATCATTTTCTAACTATTTTTGATATTAATTTTATAGCCACGGTATTTTGCAGGCATAGGCAGGGGGGGGGCAATTTGGATTTGGACAAGGAAAATAAACACAATAAATCAGGTGGGTGGTACCAAACCCCGAAACACCAGTGAATCGTCCCGATGAAGCCGCCGCCCAGCAGTAAACAAGAGCGAGCCGTACTGATTTGGTGCGAAATCCCCGATCTCACACTCTCCTCTACACACACTAATCTCAACAACCTAAACAAAAACATAAGTGGCAGTGTCAGTTTTGGCAGTTTCAGTACTAGTTGTAATTTCGGTTCTTGTATGGATAATAATAAACACCACATTGATTTCGCGCCAACTAGTGCTCAGTTTTTGAAGCATCCACTTGCAATTGTCACTTTGGTTCCTAAAGGCGTTTCGCTCTTTGCTGCCGGCGCTGTTGCCGGCGCTGTTGCTAAATCCGTTACCGCTCCTCTCGATCGTGTCAAGCTTCTTATGCAGGTACTTACATTTCGTTTCTcgtaattttatttatttttaatccttattttgTAATTCAATATTCATCATTTTTGTTATTCAGGGTTGTAGATAATGTGTACTTATTATACTTTTGGACGCTCGACTCCTGTCTTTGATCTTACTCAGTTTAATTATTTATGTGCACTACCTTGTACTGTAATTTTTAATATCAATCAATCTCTTGAGGAAGTCCTATGATTTTTTTAATCATGTACATTGATCGTTATTTCTAGACCCATGGACTGCGAGCTGGGCAAGAGACCGCTAAGAAGGCAATTGGATTTATCGAGGTACATTTGCATTTACTCTAATTGCTTCTAATTGTACTACACTTACTCATTGCTGAAGCATTGTTAGTCATATTTAGTTCACTTGCACCGGATCTCTTATAACAAACTTAACTATCTGATAAGGGGAATTTTTGTTGTTGTTTTATGAGTGTGTACCTGGAGTTATTTTATTTTTCCAATCTCGTATCTGATAGAAAAGTTAGCTGTTTTCTTCTCTTTGTTTTGTCATGTGGCTTGTTATCTTCTCTTCACAGTTCAAATTTAGGGGTACAGCTAGTTTAGGGAAATGATAAATAAGCTCCAAGTGTTGTCATTTGAGCTCCAATTTAATATGTAAATTATATAACTATTCATGATATGATGGAGCTTAAATAATAGAATTATAGGTATTTAAGTAATATACATATCAAATCGTTAAATAGTAACGCTTGGAGTTTTTTGATTCCATAATTTATTATTGTTGTTTTACATTTTTTGCTGTACTAATGACAAACTTATGTGACTCTCACGTCCCTTATCTGGTCCTCTTGACTTTGCACTGCAATTTAGAATACATCTCTTTGTATAAGTACGACATGTTTAGTGATTTCATCTCCCATGATATATATGGCAGGCTATAACATTAATAGGGAAGGAAGAAGGACTAAAAGGATACTGGAAAGGCAATCTTCCTCAGGTCAAAAGCATCAATATTTAGATTTGTTATCAGATACTTTACATGTTTTCTTTGTTTGTACGTGCAAAAGTTGTGGTTAACCAGTGTTATTTTTTGATTGGTTTTGAGTTCTTTTAATTTTATAGGTGATACGGATCATTCCTTATAGTGCTGTCCAATTGTTTGCTTATGAAACATACAAGGTACTGCTGAACCACTCTTGGGGAATTACTATTAACTGTATGAAATGCATTTAGAATGAGTAATTTACCACCGATGATGTTCTCAATCTTACTATAAATCCCAGAAACTTTTCAAAGGAAAAGATGGTGAACTCTCCGTCATTGGAAGACTAGCAGCAGGTGCTTGTGCTGGCATGACTTCAACTTTTGTAAGTTATATAGCAGAAGAGCATGTTATAAGTATAAATTGGTTTATCTAAACCATGGATTTTTAACTCGATACCTGTCCTTAAGTGTTTCTTGTGAGTGGAAGTGTATATGCAGAAAGATATTTTAAAGCCACTTGAAACTTTGACTTTCATTTAATGTTTTTTATGTGTCTGTATTTGCACGTACTGTTTGACTCTCTCTTCAAAGGTTACCTACCCGCTAGATGTGCTCAGGTTAAGGTTAGCAGTTGAGCCAGGTTATCGAACAATGACAGAGGTCAGAATAGTTACTTAATGATCTGAATGAAAAGAATAGTGCTGTAGAAAGATAACTTTTTTGTATTGGTATCAGGTTGCTGTAAACATGCTAAGAGACGAAGGAATTTCATCATTCTACAAGGGTCTTGGTCCTTCTCTTATTAGCATAGCCCCGTATATTGCCGTGAACTTTTGCGTTTTTGACTTGTGAGTAGTTGATGATTCCCTTCGCACTTCTATGTCAGACAAGTTTTGCTTTTTCTGTCTTTAGACTTCAActtctaaaattattattttgttgAAATAATAGGGTTAAAAAATCTTTTCCTGAAAAGCTTCAAAAGAGAACAGAGGCATCACTTATAACAGCCCTGATTTCTGCTACTATAGCCACACTCACATGCTATCCCTTGGACACGGTTAGAAGACAGATGCAAATGAAGGGTACACCTTATGAGACAATTTTTGATGCCATTCCAGGTAACTCGATATTAGGTGAATGGTTATCTAAGGGTAAGTAGATGATATATGTTTGTACCACTAAATCAACAACTAAGATCGTTTAATTATGAAATAAAGATAATGTTCATATTTCGTGGATCTTTTGGTGAAGGTATTGTGGAACGTGATGGCTTGGTTGGATTGTACAGGGGGTTTGTACCAAATGCATTGAAAACATTACCAAACAGCAGGTCACACTCTTTGCCTATACTCTACCACCTTGTCTTGAAAGTACTTCGTCTGATTGTAATATTTCCTGTTACGTTGAATCGGAACATAAATTCGCGGGACACAAATTAAACAAAGCAAATTATAGTTGTATCTAGTAACTAACGGTGTCGGGCATTGTGATAATATAGTTCATTTATCTCTAAATTATGCATTAATATATCTTTCATAACAAGCTGTATCACTTTAATGTAGTTTCTGGTCATTTCATAAGTTAACAAGGGCTGTGTTGCAATGTACATCTACTTAGCTAGtgttagttttttttatatatcaACTGGTTGAAGATGTGAACTAATATAACTTTATTTAGTAACTTTTGAATTTATTTGCATTGCAGCATTAGGCTGACTACATTTGACACTGTCAAGCGTTTGATCGAGGCCAGTGAAAAAGAATTTCAAAGAATCGTGGAAGGAAATAGAAAGAAGCACAATATGAGATCTAATGACTCCCCCATCTAGATATTTATGTTCTAAGCTTTGATTAGTCATCTTCCTTTCCCCTTTCTAAATTCTGAACATTGTATCATGGTTGTCATTTTCGGTCGACTAGTGGCCGACTAGTCGACTAAGCGATGACGGAATGCGACTAGTCGACTAAGTGATGACCGAATGGCGACTAGCTGAATGTCGATATTTCGGTCGCCTGTTCCACTAATCGGTCGACTAGTCGAGCTGCAGAATGTATTCATTTTCTATGCATAAATTTTTTTGCATGATGCACTATCACCTCACATCTATCACCTCACATCACAGTTGTATTAGACAATTGTTATTGAGCAATTGTTACATATTCCAGATGATTGCAAGTACTTTTTTTTGTTATTATTTGTTAATTCTTCTAGCTTTTTCATCGTTTTCTCCAAGTGTCGGATTCTTATTTTCTTAGAATCTGAAAAATAACATTGGGGAAGGAGTTGAACTTGGAACTTAAAAATCtaaaatacataatatatatacatatgtttgtgtgtgtgtatattgtattcttaatttataaaaaatatagtATTTTTTTGTCGACTATTCGACTAGCGGAAGATTCGTCGACTCGCCTTGATTCATCGATGTGACACCCATTCATTGTATGCCCCTGGATATTTTACTCGGTGTAGATTTTAATGATTTGTTATTCTTTTCAAGTGCAGCACGAGTCTCCTGTCTTGGAACTCTGTGATTACGGTACATTACGGTGCACCTGATTGTAGTTCCAAACAACACAATTTATATAGGTTGACGATTATGCGCCATGTATCACCACATTATTGATTATTATGGAAAGGCTAGGACACAGTTGTTAGATGTCTGTTGCTATCTGCAGGACCTCTCAAACAGCCCAACTTACCAAAAAATTAGGGTAATCTTCACGTTTCCTAGTCCTAGGAGGAGAAGCTAATTTTTCTACTTTTTTTATATGCATCGCCACAATATATACATCACTTGTTAATACTCCCTCTCTTtcattaaattttatatattacttTTTAACATTTTTAACACGCTTTTCAATACTCATTTAAAATATAACtctataatatttttttaaatattatttccccgaataaaagttttatatttaaatttttattcaaaaaaaaaaaatttaaaattatattttatataaatcTCGAAATGCGtgtaaatattaaatatataaaatttgaTGGGATGGAGGTAGTATAAGTTTACAAACTAGTAGCGATCGTCAAAGATTAACCTTAATAAAATACATGTGGCATATCAACAAGTGTCACTACATAATTGGTACGGGTGAGAAATGTCATGTCATTAGTAGCCCGTCTCTGTATTCTCAAATATAGTCAGTGTCCTCCTCCTCAATTCACAATCCAACTTGTCCTCTGAAAAACCAGTAAATTTGAACCCAGCGGATAATCTAAGATAAGGGTTAAGCTTTTATAGCCATCAGATAGACTGTCCCTATTAATCCAACGCTCATAAATACCTTTTACAGATAAGCATAACTAAACCACAAATAAAACTTATAATCATCACTCACTCAAACACTCATTCCTCATTTTCAAAGAGGACAATCAAGGTCTGATGGCCGCCACCACTGTTGCCGCTGCTGCTTCCTCTTTTATCGGAACACGAATCTCCGATGCACACTCCAATTCGGGTAAAGTCCAAGCCCGGTTCGGTTTTGGTACCAAGAAAAAAGCTGCACCAAAGAAAGCCTCCAAAATAGTACCTGATAGGCCATTGTGGTTTCCTGGTGCAAAAGCACCAGAATATCTTGATGGCACATTAGTAGGAGATTACGGTTTTGACCCTTTCGGTTTGGGAAAGCCTGCAGAGTATTTGCAGTTTGATTTGGATGAGTTGGACCAGAATTTAGCCAAGAATTTGGCAGGAGATATTATTGGAACTCGAACTGAGACCTCTGATGTGGCTCCCACACCATTTCAGCCTTACGCAGAGGTGTTTGGGTTGCAGAGGTTTAGGGAATGTGAGCTGATTCATGGACGGTGGGCTATGTTGGCAACTTTGGGTGCGCTTGCTGTTGAGTCGCTCACTGGCATCACTTGGCAAGATGCCGGAAAGGTACGTTGTCTATATCTTGTACTGTTGTTCTTGTATGGCATGTAATACGTACCAATCTTACTATGGAACAGAACTGTCGAATTTGCTGCATTGTTCTTGCATGATGTTAAATGTTTGTACCAATTTAGCAAGACTTGTGGGAGAATATACTTCACTTGAACTAGAATTTTACAAATAATTTCAAATTTAACTAGTAAGTGTGATTATCACCTACGAGCTGTTGTATGCACAGTTATGCAAACTTTTAGTTATATTTCACCTGCATTCGTTAACATATATTAATGAAACTGTATGGTTGTGTTCAGCTCAAAATTCATATTACCAGTGTTGTCGTTTTGATAAACTTAATTCCGGTAAATGGGATCTACTGAGCGGTGTTCAGTTAAATAGTTAAATCACCTACTTCCATGTTTTAGTTAAATAGTTAAATCACCTACTTCCATCATGCTATGGCCTATATATATATGGTTAATTCAATATAAACCAATTTAGAATAGAAACTAAAAACTAAATAATTATTTGGTTTTTTTTTCTTggcaaaaaaaaaaatcaaataatttttttaaaaaataattcgaaatataacacatatgatATGTAAATTGATCGTTGAGGATGTAGAAAAATACAATgaaatcagattttaaaaaaaaacttacggtttgacgggaaaaatcaaattaaaaacggagagGAAAAGAtgaaattgggtgtgggagggtacagagtagttgggtggggtgatttaaggggaccattagattagatctaatggcttagattgattcctagtttctattttaattttagtttgtatttaaTCATTTCCCTCTCTATATATATATGCAAATAATCAAATAGAATTAAActtaaaatagaaactagaaatTAATCTAAACCACCATATCAATCTAATGCTCCTCCAAAAGCACCACATTCAACTAATTTGCACCATCCCTCATACAATATCACCTTTTctcctccgtttttaatttgattttttcgTCAAACAGTAAGTTTTCTTTAAATCCGACTTAACTGTATTTTTCTTTATCTCTTAACGATCAATTTGTATATCATATGTGTTATATTTTgaagtaattttaaaaaatatttaatttctagtttatattctaaaattggtttttATTAGAGTAGATCCTTATATATATAgggctactccaatagaaactaatttagaatagaaactggaaatcaaatatttttttttaaaattacttcgaaatataacacatatggtatgcaaatcgatcgttaagagatgtagaaaaatacagttaaatcatatttttaaaaaaacttacggtttgacgggaaaactcaaattaaaaatggagggaaAAAGCTGAAATTATGTGTGGGAGGGTGCAGAGTAGTTGGGTGGGGGTGATttagggggaccattagattaggttGATCTAATGGTTTAGATTAGTtcctagtttctattttaattttagtttgtatttgatcattctcatatatatatatatatgcaattGTTCAAATAGAAATAACTCTTAAAATTGAAAACTAGAAATAACtttacaaatttaaattatacttcctttatttttaaaacttatattatGCCCCCTTAATTCACACAATAATTTCCCTAATTTTGCATTTTAACCCCCTAAATCAGTAGTGACCCCACACCACATCAGCAAGGACCCCACTGTCACGTCAGCAGTGGGACCCAGTGCCACGTCATCACCGAAAAATCACTACCGACAAAAATAAAATCACCACGGCCAAATCAAAAATTATCACCAAAAAACGAAAAATCACCACCAAAAAATGATAAGTCAGTGCCGACAACCAAAAATCACCGCCGACAACCAAAAATCACCACCAACAACCACTATTTCTAACCAGCTGATCCGACCACCAACTTCATTCATCAACTTCAATCATTGACATAACAACAGAAATCACCAACATATAAAGTATAAACTAAACACACCACAATCAAATCTATACCAACAACATTCACTCATCAAATCGGGCCATCACCCACATCACCTACTTTTGGTCACCAATTTCAGCCAATTAAAAATTACCAAAATTTTAGCAAAATCTCCATATTTGAATATAAATTACTACTGTAAAATGAAAATCATTTATTATATCCGGTCACCACTTCCGACCAGATGAAAGTCATCACCACCAACCGTCATCAACACCATCGTCCCCAGTAACAACATTAGTGTCATCTCTGTCACAACTTCTGGATCTGCATTTTTGTGCAATAACGAAAATTGAGACGATTGGTTAAAACGATGTTGAAATATATATTATAATCGTGGGTTTAAGCTGGAGTTTTGATGGTGGTCAAGATAGAGAAATGACGGGTTGGTTGGAGAATAAGAAAAAATAATGGAGAGcaagagggagggagggagaacAGGGGGTTCGTGGTGGTGGAGCGGAGACGGGAGGTAGAGCGGTGGAGATAGAGAGAGGAGGAAGAAAGGGTGAAagggagagggagggagaga from Apium graveolens cultivar Ventura chromosome 5, ASM990537v1, whole genome shotgun sequence includes the following:
- the LOC141724677 gene encoding putative envelope ADP,ATP carrier protein, chloroplastic isoform X1, whose translation is MKPPPSSKQERAVLIWCEIPDLTLSSTHTNLNNLNKNISGSVSFGSFSTSCNFGSCMDNNKHHIDFAPTSAQFLKHPLAIVTLVPKGVSLFAAGAVAGAVAKSVTAPLDRVKLLMQTHGLRAGQETAKKAIGFIEAITLIGKEEGLKGYWKGNLPQVIRIIPYSAVQLFAYETYKKLFKGKDGELSVIGRLAAGACAGMTSTFVTYPLDVLRLRLAVEPGYRTMTEVAVNMLRDEGISSFYKGLGPSLISIAPYIAVNFCVFDLVKKSFPEKLQKRTEASLITALISATIATLTCYPLDTVRRQMQMKGTPYETIFDAIPGNSILGEWLSKGIVERDGLVGLYRGFVPNALKTLPNSSIRLTTFDTVKRLIEASEKEFQRIVEGNRKKHNMRSNDSPI
- the LOC141724677 gene encoding thylakoid ADP,ATP carrier protein, chloroplastic-like isoform X2, which produces MKPPPSSKQERAVLIWCEIPDLTLSSTHTNLNNLNKNISGSVSFGSFSTSCNFGSCMDNNKHHIDFAPTSAQFLKHPLAIVTLVPKGVSLFAAGAVAGAVAKSVTAPLDRVKLLMQTHGLRAGQETAKKAIGFIEAITLIGKEEGLKGYWKGNLPQVIRIIPYSAVQLFAYETYKKLFKGKDGELSVIGRLAAGACAGMTSTFVTYPLDVLRLRLAVEPGYRTMTEVAVNMLRDEGISSFYKGLGPSLISIAPYIAVNFCVFDLVKKSFPEKLQKRTEASLITALISATIATLTCYPLDTVRRQMQMKGTPYETIFDAIPGIVERDGLVGLYRGFVPNALKTLPNSSIRLTTFDTVKRLIEASEKEFQRIVEGNRKKHNMRSNDSPI
- the LOC141724679 gene encoding chlorophyll a-b binding protein CP29.2, chloroplastic, encoding MAATTVAAAASSFIGTRISDAHSNSGKVQARFGFGTKKKAAPKKASKIVPDRPLWFPGAKAPEYLDGTLVGDYGFDPFGLGKPAEYLQFDLDELDQNLAKNLAGDIIGTRTETSDVAPTPFQPYAEVFGLQRFRECELIHGRWAMLATLGALAVESLTGITWQDAGKVELIDGSSYLGQPLPFSITSLIWIEVLVIGYIEFQRNAELDPEKRLYPGGSYFDPLGLASDPEKKATLQLAEIKHARLAMVGFLGFAVQAAATGKGPLNNWATHLSDPLHTTIIDTFSSS